The proteins below come from a single Polymorphobacter fuscus genomic window:
- a CDS encoding GDP-mannose 4,6-dehydratase, with protein MDTPATTPACLIIGTDDHVGAYLARLLDARGLALAALASDGRLLARLGIADAVASVADGDLAAAVADARLVFAIGDGSAERADTLARALYAAAAAPAPPRLIHVADVADLAAPAVRDSVRRVAAARAGGVETANVLLESHDSRFGRRDTLTARIIAAAGSAEPTMTTIIETGPRDWGWTPEYVDAVQRLATRERLVDMVVASGHTLTAAEIADAAFGYFRRRAADHIRIEGTGSAVAAIDPAALKAATGWSASTWGRDLVRALCEGAADRG; from the coding sequence ATGGACACGCCTGCCACCACCCCCGCCTGCCTCATCATCGGCACCGACGATCACGTCGGCGCCTATCTCGCCCGCCTGCTCGATGCGCGCGGCCTCGCCCTCGCCGCGCTTGCAAGCGACGGCCGCCTGCTCGCGCGCCTCGGCATTGCCGATGCGGTGGCCAGTGTTGCCGATGGTGACCTTGCCGCTGCCGTTGCCGATGCCCGGCTGGTCTTTGCCATCGGCGACGGCAGCGCCGAACGTGCCGACACGCTGGCGCGGGCGCTCTACGCCGCAGCGGCAGCGCCCGCACCGCCGCGGCTGATCCATGTCGCCGACGTCGCCGACCTTGCGGCACCTGCGGTTCGCGACAGCGTCCGCCGGGTCGCCGCTGCTCGCGCCGGCGGGGTCGAAACCGCCAACGTCCTGCTCGAATCGCACGATTCGCGCTTCGGTCGCCGCGACACGTTGACGGCACGGATCATCGCTGCCGCCGGCAGTGCGGAGCCGACGATGACGACGATCATCGAGACCGGCCCGCGCGACTGGGGCTGGACCCCCGAATATGTCGACGCCGTCCAGCGGCTCGCCACCCGCGAACGGCTGGTCGACATGGTCGTCGCCAGTGGCCACACGCTGACCGCCGCCGAAATCGCCGACGCCGCCTTCGGCTATTTTCGTCGCCGCGCCGCCGACCATATCCGCATCGAGGGCACCGGCAGCGCCGTCGCCGCCATCGACCCCGCCGCGCTGAAGGCCGCCACCGGCTGGTCGGCCAGCACCTGGGGCCGCGACCTCGTCCGCGCCCTGTGCGAAGGCGCCGCCGATCGCGGCTGA